The following are encoded in a window of Dioscorea cayenensis subsp. rotundata cultivar TDr96_F1 chromosome 16, TDr96_F1_v2_PseudoChromosome.rev07_lg8_w22 25.fasta, whole genome shotgun sequence genomic DNA:
- the LOC120279009 gene encoding uncharacterized protein LOC120279009 isoform X1, with amino-acid sequence MDYDDNDFQSQNFQLVGEDNRFPSSLQSFSLPKLDLDDHFDVRLKFDPLVESECFLGIQGQDNNWIENFSSGSSALDFTSSAAESCSISRHNNVWSEATSSESVEMLLKSVGGDELINDGSIIEEVGAHDQLTGVEGHIQTCYKMDDIIKIDPTQPPDICSKSLSGVNECQGRDQSQVDALAQASEGEKSGMDMDVGSFGERSGSDQESGAEQCTIDRKGIASLADAPPKCAAVCEDLLEKTVDEDPVGVTKIDREASAPVACSVQADDSVVSAGNLMLSENVMEKNSDIPMTLNDSFKHESDHDNVTDEPSVSCGADNTLTSVKNSSCLEANVDPPVLLMERCNESIFSGNPDELLEAIAYPVNTCNKDGEIGDFKMARTEQMPYLKLEGGRNQEKSSVEFNKEENADQSCGTEVEDVSQNLQESCSKNNSCSENVLCTEIVKLTDGHGEVKLDRSTEGMKENDGSEIGEIKDISSQLGNNSNREAAELDSSNEERHGAVGPEVKNGDTLPTRVFDTSLLKIASSDEDKSVADGAFEKEVTADLPQTDFLDKSFSATLANDTDVDLLSSTSHKSLGMSSDHKSKAESCDIQETLHDSLPEWAQPSIHSSTISSNSDASIVLDKINPISAAVQDTVMLNVVEDSSTNNMVHNMPEKRETESTLQPPLSVNVMHFTETSCSLLKNAEAQTFDKQVSDPIAMDGLSGEEIIHVDSVASLPAADVYSAFPTNETNNQQSHSDEAQLIDADLEPDQRKSSIPPSDSIQEDKKDDTCMMVSKAYSNFQLITSKNSVDDSDRSSPISESAEANQANVTSVNAEQLSPEGRAENLSSHGPDLVSPTVTSCIEISKDRREQQKKNEDLSNRAGSVGEDRCCISADTARSACGAEPVDNNSKEGTALEDNRNPSFEVSTAICSDKTHNVSRPPTVKPQKRSQTATKNTQESHFESEVEVTKTIHEDGTVASRSYSGKTAKPDGKITEETPPLSQTTEKDGKQCSTPPSAVLTMGSDNYPEMRQYPGTKDASLFHQPFTDLQQVQLRAQIFVYGSLIQGTPPDEACMLSAFGETDVRRGYWEGMLRVAVERFQNQKSPSSGCETPVHSRSGVRVSEQVTRSKSLPNKSHNPPVTKFAPSVSSLSFPTPLWSSSARDSLQASMPRGTHLDFNQAVSPLHSYQSPQMGHYSSNGASWFPPNYPATVVIPSQCSRLDANPQYSAVPVTATVQVTPTRESSVSRASVQPGAASALLPSPGPSVTVATTVPIEVNRKTPTIVNNKNPSPAQRSRKRKKTTVSDKVEPVFPASQTQAEPAAATPIAKTVTFSAVQPSSSSPTKNSSIVPVITSCNISPTHNQIVASGNTEQSAIFPEETSSRIEQTKLQAEEAAALASSAVRHSQGIWSQLALQKNSGLASECEEKLASAAVAAAAAAAVAKAAAAAAKVASDAALQAKMMADEALDLVKTANTSKNSDADYHVGKKMTMLTPVSILKGKDKFHGSSSVISAAREASRRRLEAASAAAKRAENLDAILRAAELAAEAVAQAGVIVAMGDPLPVAFNELAEAGPENYFKVLSSASGRSGKTSQIAGDQLAVDFSGGQDKSAKNASDWLNHNEIQKVPAGDTKSSHDKLPSAAEQNHSGSIMGNASSSDPIIICERDHLASISMENGISKDTLVEVMPNDDRFRGAWFSAHVLELKDGKAHVCYNDLQDEGSGQRKEWIPLEVDGNKAPRIRIAHPMTITKPEGTKKRRRDAVGKYEWSVGDHVEAWRFDGWWEGIVTEKSKEDETNLTVHFPAGGDTLTFKAWNLRPSLIWKDGQWTQWVRFRDVSCQSYEGDTPFEKRPKLSRLEASLNSEVDGRGNEETRPLTLSAKESTFTAGKNVRGEKSSNPRQMTRTGLRKEGAGVVFGIPKPGKKRKFMEVSKHYVADKMDKISEGNDSTKFANFFMPQASRLLRSTSKTDPQGKRAFNSRPKWSRPVKSQTIQSRSMAEKENSSVSNASASSGGESGQDLSLHPVASLGNEHDQLIKKNTLEMGSSFRAVGPTSSSSLEFSFQSVPGVATLKNFSGAEDDRGIKGKLMSVAEKSFRSEKGFEHPGKAMSETVEPRRSNRRIQPTSRLLEGLQSSLIISKIPNVSHDKGPRALHRGGSSSRGNTHG; translated from the exons ATGGATTATGATGACAATGATTTTCAAAGCCAGAACTTTCAACTAGTTGGAGAAGACAACAGATTCCCATCAAGTCTACAGTCTTTTTCTCTGCCAAAGCTAGATCTTGATGATCACTTTGATGTCCGTCTTAAGTTTGATCCATTAGTTGAATCAGAGTGTTTTCTTGGAATACAAGGTCAAGATAACAACTggattgaaaatttttcttctgGGAGCAGTGCATTAGATTTTACTTCCAGCGCTGCTGAATCTTGCTCCATTTCAAGGCATAACAATGTGTGGTCTGAGGCTACATCATCTGAATCTGTTGAAATGCTATTGAAATCTGTTGGCGGAGATGAATTGATAAATGATGgttctatcattgaagaagtggGTGCTCATGATCAACTGACTGGTGTAGAAGGCCACATACAAACCTGTTATAAGATGGATGATATCATAAAGATTGATCCTACTCAGCCTCCAGACATATGCTCCAAAAGCTTATCAGGTGTGAATGAGTGTCAAGGCAGGGATCAGTCTCAGGTTGATGCCCTAGCTCAAGCTTCTGAGGGAGAGAAGTCTGGCATGGATATGGATGTGGGTTCCTTTGGTGAAAGATCGGGCTCTGATCAGGAGTCTGGTGCTGAGCAATGCACCATAGATCGGAAGGGAATTGCATCATTGGCTGATGCCCCCCCAAAATGTGCAGCAGTGTGTGAGGATTTGTTGGAGAAGACTGTAGATGAAGATCCTGTAGGTGTCACAAAAATTGATAGAGAAGCCTCTGCTCCTGTTGCTTGTAGTGTGCAAGCTGATGATTCTGTTGTATCTGCTGGAAATCTGATGTTATCAGAGAATGTAATGGAGAAAAACTCTGATATCCCTATGACTCTGAATGATTCCTTTAAACATGAAAGTGATCATGATAATGTGACTGATGAGCCTTCAGTAAGCTGTGGCGCTGATAACACCCTCACTAGTGTTAAGAACTCTTCTTGTTTGGAGGCAAATGTAGACCCACCGGTCCTATTGATGGAGAGATGTAATGAGTCTATATTTTCTGGGAACCCAGATGAATTGCTCGAAGCAATTGCATACCCGGTAAACACCTGTAACAAAGATGGTGAAATTGGTGATTTCAAAATGGCAAGGACAGAGCAGATGCCTTATCTTAAACTGGAAGGAGGTAGGAATCAGGAAAAATCTTCTGTTGAATTCAACAAGGAAGAAAATGCAGATCAATCTTGCGGGACAGAAGTTGAAGATGTTAGCCAAAATCTGCAAGAATCTTGCTCAAAAAATAATTCCTGCAGTGAAAATGTTTTGTGCACTGAAATTGTGAAACTGACTGATGGACATGGAGAGGTAAAGCTTGATCGTTCTACGGAAGGAATGAAAGAAAATGATGGCTCTGAAATTGGTGAAATCAAGGATATAAGTAGTCAATTGGGAAACAATAGTAACAGAGAGGCAGCTGAACTGGATTCTTCAAATGAAGAGAGACATGGTGCAGTTGGGCCTGAAGTTAAAAATGGTGATACCTTGCCAACTAGAGTGTTCGACACTTCTCTGTTAAAAATAGCATCTTCTGATGAAGATAAGAGTGTTGCAGATGGAGCTTTTGAGAAAGAAGTTACCGCAGATCTGCCACAAACTGATTTTCTGGATAAATCCTTTTCAGCTACATTAGCAAATGATACAGATGTGGATTTGCTATCTTCCACCAGCCACAAATCTCTTGGAATGTCTAGTGACCATAAATCAAAGGCAGAGTCTTGTGACATTCAAGAGACTCTGCACGATTCTCTTCCGGAATGGGCACAACCATCCATACATTCTAGCACCATCAGTTCTAACAGTGATGCTTCCATTGTTTTGGATAAGATTAATCCTATATCAGCTGCGGTTCAAGATACTGTAATGCTAAATGTGGTTGAAGATTCATCGACCAATAATATGGTTCATAATATGCCAG AAAAAAGGGAAACAGAATCAACTTTGCAACCGCCTTTGAGTGTAAATGTTATGCACTTCACTGAAACCTCATGCTCTTTACTGAAAAATGCTGAAGCTCAGACATTTGACAAGCAGGTTTCTGATCCAATTGCCATGGATGGTTTGTCTGGAGAGGAAATAATTCATGTTGACTCAG TTGCTAGTCTTCCTGCAGCTGATGTCTACTCTGCTTTCCCAACAAATGAGACAAATAATCAGCAGTCACATTCTGATGAAGCCCAGCTTATTGATGCTGATTTAGAACCAGATCAAAGGAAATCATCTATACCCCCATCAGATTCAATTCAGGAGGACAAGAAGGATGATACATGTATGATGGTTTCGAAGGCTTACTCAAATTTCCAATTAATTACATCAAAAAATTCAGTGGATGATTCTG ACCGATCTTCTCCTATAAGTGAAAGTGCAGAGGCCAACCAAGCTAATGTTACTTCAG TTAACGCTGAGCAGCTATCACCAGAAGGTAGAGCTGAAAATTTAAGCTCTCATGGGCCGGATTTGGTTTCACCCACAGTCACTAGTTGCATTGAAATTTCTAAAGATAGGAGGGAACAgcagaagaagaatgaagatttGTCGAATAGAGCAGGATCTGTTGGAGAAGACCGGTGTTGTATTTCTGCTGACACTGCAAGGAGTGCGTGTGGTGCTGAACCTGTGGATAATAATTCCAAGGAGGGCACTGCTTTGGAAGATAATagaaatccatcatttgaggtTTCAACAGCCATCTGTTCTGATAAGACTCACAATGTGTCGAGACCTCCCACTGTAAAACCTCAAAAGCGTTCTCAG aCAGCAACAAAGAACACTCAGGAAAGCCATTTTGAGTCGGAAGTAGAAGTCACCAAAACAATTCATGAAGATGGGACAGTAGCATCTAGGAGCTACTCTGGAAAAACTGCCAAACCTGATGGGAAGATTACTGAAGAAACACCACCATTGAGCCAGACAACTGAAAAAGATGGCAAACAATGTAGCACACCACCAAGTGCTGTTTTAACCATGGGCAGTGACAATTATCCAGAGATGAGGCAATATCCTGGTACTAAGGATG CTTCTTTGTTCCATCAACCTTTCACAGATTTACAACAAGTGCAATTGCGTGCACAAATTTTTGTTTATGGATCTCTTAT TCAGGGAACCCCACCTGATGAAGCTTGTATGCTCTCGGCTTTTGGGGAAACTG ATGTGAGACGTGGTTATTGGGAAGGTATGCTACGTGTGGCAGTTGAACGGTTCCAGAATCAGAAATCGCCCTCTAGTGGTTGTGAAACCCCAGTGCATTCTCGCTCtg GTGTTAGGGTTTCTGAGCAAGTTACGAGGAGCAAATCTCTTCCAAACAAAAGCCACAACCCTCCTGTCACCAAGTTTGCACCATCAGTCAGCTCATTATCTTTTCCAACACCTTTGTGGAGCAGCTCTGCTCGTGATAGTTTACAGGCAAGTATGCCAAGGGGCACTCACCTTGACTTTAATCAGGCTGTATCgcctttgcattcttatcaatCACCACAAATGGGACATTACTCGAGCAATGGCGCATCTTGGTTTCCTCCCAATTATCCTGCAACTGTGGTCATCCCATCTCAATGTTCAAGGCTTGATGCTAACCCACAATATTCAGCCGTCCCAGTTACTGCAACAGTTCAAGTAACACCAACTAGGGAATCATCTGTTTCACGCGCCTCTGTGCAGCCTGGTGCTGCAAGTGCTCTGCTGCCGTCCCCAGGTCCAAGTGTTACAGTGGCGACAACTGTTCCTATTGAAGTAAATAGGAAGACACCAACCATTGTGAATAATAAGAATCCATCGCCTGCTCAGAGATctagaaaaaggaagaaaactACAGTCTCTGATAAGGTTGAGCCTGTTTTCCCAGCATCTCAAACTCAGGCTGAACCTGCTGCTGCTACTCCTATTGCAAAGACTGTAACATTCTCTGCTGTCCAGCCCTCTAGTAGCTCGCCAACAAAAAATAGTTCCATTGTGCCTGTGATTACATCTTGTAACATCTCTCCAACACATAATCAGATAGTAGCAAGTGGTAATACTGAGCAGAGTGCCATTTTTCCTGAAGAGACAAGTAGTAGAATTGAGCAGACAAAGCTACAAGCAGAAGAGGCTGCTGCTCTTGCTTCTTCTGCTGTTAGGCATAGCCAAGGCATATGGAGTCAGTTAGCGTTGCAGAAAAATTCTGGATTAGCATCAGAATGTGAAGAAAAACTTGCTTCTGCAGCTGTTGCAGCCGCAGCAGCAGCTGCTGTTGCAAAGGCAGCTGCTGCAGCTGCCAAAGTTGCCTCAGATGCTGCTTTACAGGCTAAGATGATGGCAGATGAAGCTCTGGATTTGGTTAAAACTGCAAATACTTCCAAGAATTCTGATGCTGACTACCATGTCGGTAAAAAAATGACAATGCTTACACCTGTATCCATTTTGAAGGGCAAAGACAAGTTCCATGGATCCAGTTCAGTTATTTCTGCTGCGCGTGAGGCTTCCAGAAGAAGATTAGAAGCAGCTTCAGCTGCCGCCAAAAGAGCAGAAAATTTGGACGCTATACTGAGGGCGGCAGAGTTGGCTGCAGAAGCAGTAGCACAAGCAGGAGTTATTGTTGCGATGGGGGATCCTTTACCTGTTGCATTTAATGAATTGGCAGAAGCTGGCCCAGAAAATTACTTCAAAGTGCTTTCCTCAGCTTCTGGGAGATCTGGCAAAACAAGTCAGATTGCAGGAGATCAACTAGCTGTAGATTTTTCTGGCGGTCAAGACAAATCAGCTAAAAATGCCAGTGATTGGTTGAATCACAATGAAATTCAGAAAGTTCCTGCTGGAGATACAAAATCTTCTCATGATAAGCTTCCTTCAGCGGCTGAGCAAAATCATTCAG GTAGTATAATGGGTAATGCATCTTCAAGTGATCCGATTATTATATGTGAAAGAGACCATTTGGCAAGTATTTCAATGGAGAATGGCATATCAAAGGATACTCTTGTTGAG GTTATGCCTAATGATGATAGATTCAGAGGGGCTTGGTTTTCTGCACATGTTCTGGAGCTGAAGGATGGTAAAGCACATGTCTGCTACAATGATCTTCAGGATGAAG GCTCTGGTCAGCGTAAGGAATGGATACCACTTGAAGTTGATGGGAATAAAGCTCCCAGAATAAGAATTGCACATCCCATGACTATAACCAAGCCTGAAGGAACAAAGAAGCGGCGAAGGGATGCTGTAGGGAAGTATGAGTGGTCTGTTGGTGATCATGTAGAAGCATGGAGATTTGATGG TTGGTGGGAAGGTATTGTCACTGAGAAGAGCAAGGAGGATGAAACAAATCTCACAGTGCATTTTCCAG CTGGAGGTGATACATTGACTTTCAAGGCTTGGAACCTTCGACCATCACTCATTTGGAAGGATGGCCAATGGACACAATGGGTTCGTTTTAGAGACGTTAGCTGTCAATCATATGAG GGGGATACACCTTTTGAGAAAAGACCAAAGTTAAGCAGGCTTGAAGCCAGTCTCAATTCAGAAGTTGATGGAAGGGGAAATGAGGAGACTAGGCCATTGACGTTGTCTGCTAAAGAAAGCACATTTACTGCTGGAAAGAATGTGAGAGGAGAGAAAAGTTCTAATCCTCGTCAAATGACAAGGACTGGTCTGCGGAAGGAAGGAGCAGGGGTTGTCTTTGGTATTCCCAAGCCTGGTAAGAAAAGGAAATTTATGGAAGTAAGCAAACATTATGTTGCAGATAAGATGGACAAGATAAGTGAAGGGAATGATTCTACTaaatttgctaatttttttatgccaCAAGCATCTCGCTTACTGAGAAGTACTTCCAAAACTGATCCTCAAGGAAAGCGAGCTTTTAACTCCAGGCCTAAGTGGTCAAGACCTGTCAAATCCCAAACAATTCAGAGCAGGAGTATGGCAGAGAAAGAGAACTCGTCTGTCAGCAATGCATCAGCTTCCAGTGGTGGGGAATCTGGCCAAGATTTGTCCCTGCATCCTGTAGCTTCTCTTGGCAATGAACATGACCAGCTAATAAAGAAGAATACTCTAGAAATGGGCTCTTCCTTCAGAGCTGTTGGGCCCACCAGTAGCTCTTCGCtggaattttcttttcaatctgTACCTGGTGTTGCAACCTTAAAGAATTTTTCTGGTGCTGAGGATGATCGTGGGATAAAAGGAAAGCTTATGTCAGTGGCAGAGAAATCATTTAGAAGTGAGAAGGGCTTTGAGCATCCTGGAAAAGCAATGTCTGAAACTGTCGAGCCTCGTAGATCCAACCGAAGAATTCAGCCAACCTCGAGG CTGCTTGAGGGACTACAGAGCTCTTTGATTATTTCCAAGATTCCTAATGTTTCACATGATAAGGGTCCCCGTGCTCTTCATAGAGGTGGTTCATCTTCAAGGG GGAATACTCATGGCTGA